One part of the Ursus arctos isolate Adak ecotype North America unplaced genomic scaffold, UrsArc2.0 scaffold_14, whole genome shotgun sequence genome encodes these proteins:
- the LOC125283772 gene encoding olfactory receptor 7A5-like: MEPGNDTKISEFHLLGLSEDPELQPLLFGLFLSIYLITVFGNLLLILAVSSDSHLHTPMYFFLANLSFADICFTSTTVPKMLWNIQTQSKVITYAGCVTQIYFLILFAVSDVFLLSVMAYDRFVAICHPLHYTVIMNPQLCGLLVLVSWIISILTSLLQSLMMLQLSFYTNFEIPHFFCELNQMIQLACSDTLLNNLVMYFSAVLLGGGPFAGILYSYSKIVCSVHRISSAQGKYKAFSTCASHLSVVSLFYCTMLGVYLSSAVTQSSHASAMASVMYTVVTPMLNPFIYSLRNKDIKRALKGIIGVPVM, from the coding sequence ATGGAACCAGGAAATGATACAAAAATTTCAGAGTTTCACCTTCTGGGACTATCAGAGGACCCAGAACTGCAACCCCtcctatttgggcttttcctctccatatacctgatcactgtgtttggaaacctgctcctcatcctggccgtcagctctgactcccacctccacacccccatgtacttcttcctggccaacctgtcctttgcagacatctgtttcacctccaccaccgtccccaagatgctgtggaacatccagactcagagcaaagtcataACCTATGCAGGCTGCGTTACTCAGATTTATTTCCTCATACTCTTTGCCGTGTCAGATGTCTTTCTCCTGagtgtgatggcctatgaccgcttcgtggccatctgtcaccccctgcactacacggtcatcatgaacccccagcTCTGTGGACTCCTGGTTCTGGTGTCTTGGATCATTTCTATCCTGACTTCCTTGTTACAGAGTTTAATGATGTTGCAGCTGTCCTTCTATACAAACTTCGAAATCCCACACTTTTTTtgtgaactcaatcagatgatccaacttgcctgttctgacACCTTACTTAATAATTTGGTGATGTATTTTTCAGCTGTCCTGCTGGGTGGGGGTCCTTTTGCTGGGATCCTTTACTCTTATTCTAAGATTGTTTGCTCCGTACACAGAatatcatcagctcagggcaagtacaaagcattttccacctgtgcgtCTCACCTCTccgttgtctccttattttactGCACGATGCTCGGTGTGTACCTGAGCTCTGCTGttacccagagctcccacgcaagtgccatggcctcggtgatgtacacggtggtcacgcccatgctgaaccccttcatctacagcctgaggaacaaagacataaagagggctctgaaaGGAATCATTGGGGTTCCAGTGATGTAA
- the LOC113249339 gene encoding olfactory receptor-like protein OLF4, whose translation MHNCVLLFLSYFGSHIKDMELENDTRISEFLLLGFSEEPELQPLLFGLFLSMYLITVCGNLLLILAISSDSHLHTPMYFFLANLSFVDICLTSTTIPKMLVNIQTQRKVITYDSCITQMYFFILFVGLDNFLLTVMAYDRFVAICHPLHYTVTMNPQVCVLLVLVSWIMSVLHSLLQTLMALWLSFCRVLEIPHFFCELSQMIQLACSDTFLNDMVLYFATVLLVAAPLAGVLYSYSKIVSSICGISSAQGKYKAFSTCASHLSIVSLFYCTGLGVYLSSASTQSSHAGAVASVMYTVVTPMLNPFIYSLRNRDIKGTLNVFFRKKP comes from the coding sequence ATGCATAATTGtgtcctgctctttctttcttattttggtaGTCACATCAAAGACATGGAACTAGAGAATGATACACGAAtatcagaatttcttcttctgggattttcagaggaaccagaactgcagcccctcctatttgggcttttcctctccatgtacctgatcactgtgtgtggaaacctgctcctcatcctggccatcagctctgactcccacctccacacccccatgtacttcttcctggccaacctgtcctttgtagacatctgccttacctccaccaccatccccaagatgctggtaaatatacaaacacagagaaaagtcATAACTTATGATAGCTGCATCACACAGATGTACTTTTTCATACTTTTTGTAGGTTTGGACAACTTCCTCCtgactgtgatggcctatgaccgctttgtggccatctgtcaccccctgcactacacggtcACCATGAACCCCCAGGTCTGTGtactgctggttctggtgtcctggatcatgaGTGTCCTGCATTCCTTGTTACAAACCTTAATGGCGTTGTGGCTGTCCTTCTGTAGAGTCTtggaaatcccccactttttctgtgagcTTAGTCAGATgatccaacttgcctgttctgatACCTTTCTTAATGACATGGTGCTGTATTTTGCAACTGTGCTGCTGgttgctgctcccctggctggggtcctttactcttactctaagatagtttcctccatatgtgggatctcatcagctcaggggaagtacaaagcattttccacctgtgcatctcacctctccaTTGTCTCCTTGTTTTATTGTACaggcctaggagtgtaccttagctctgcttctacccagagctcccacgcaggTGCAGTGGCCTcagtgatgtacacggtggtcacccccatgctgaaccccttcatctacagcctgaggaacagagacataaaagggactctaaatgtatttttcagaaagaagcCATAA